The Sporosarcina luteola genome contains a region encoding:
- a CDS encoding sensor histidine kinase — protein sequence MNRTSTNMLSNLLMKLYGNSDEAIFFFDRQGKVLAMNSAAEEIIDKDVYEQMMAGSTGAICKACKGYTSSEEPLTCVSCYMANPDEDVSSFQVYFDTKGRGVIPYSGSIQTIDAETGTRVFMLRNLTRQFKTQEELNQKQMMKRVIKAQEDERKRLSRELHDSVAQEMLSSLVDLRVLKYMNIEEEVLKKVQQTEGSLMRLLDDIRHLSVELRPATLDDLGLAAAFRTHFKWLEKNYGLIVHFHPELETKRYEGEIETVVYRVCQEAVFNALKYAEVDEMVVRLYESEDLLHLIVMDEGRGFELKNTDPKGTGLGIYGMKERAELVDGHLHIRSEVGKGTVIQLEVPVDKGGNDD from the coding sequence ATGAATCGGACCAGTACTAATATGTTGTCGAATCTGTTAATGAAACTATACGGCAATTCCGATGAAGCCATCTTCTTTTTTGATAGGCAAGGGAAAGTGCTCGCCATGAATTCCGCCGCAGAAGAGATTATCGATAAGGATGTCTACGAGCAGATGATGGCGGGCAGTACCGGAGCGATCTGTAAAGCGTGCAAAGGTTATACGAGCTCCGAGGAGCCGTTGACATGCGTTTCCTGTTATATGGCTAATCCGGATGAAGACGTCAGCTCCTTCCAAGTATATTTCGATACGAAAGGAAGAGGTGTCATCCCTTATTCCGGCAGCATCCAGACAATTGACGCAGAGACGGGAACCCGGGTTTTCATGCTGAGGAACCTGACCCGCCAATTCAAGACGCAAGAGGAATTGAATCAGAAACAGATGATGAAACGGGTGATCAAAGCACAGGAGGATGAACGGAAGCGCCTTTCCCGCGAGCTGCATGATAGTGTGGCACAGGAAATGCTCAGTTCATTGGTCGATTTGCGTGTCTTGAAATATATGAATATCGAAGAGGAAGTTTTAAAGAAAGTGCAGCAGACGGAAGGCTCGCTCATGCGGTTATTGGATGATATACGCCACCTATCCGTCGAACTGCGGCCCGCTACTCTCGATGATCTCGGATTGGCGGCGGCTTTCCGTACCCATTTCAAATGGTTGGAAAAGAATTATGGACTCATCGTTCATTTCCATCCGGAACTCGAAACTAAACGATATGAAGGAGAAATCGAGACGGTCGTGTACCGTGTCTGCCAGGAAGCCGTCTTTAATGCATTGAAATATGCAGAAGTTGATGAAATGGTTGTCCGGTTGTACGAATCTGAAGACCTTCTTCATTTAATTGTCATGGATGAAGGAAGGGGATTCGAATTGAAAAATACGGATCCGAAAGGCACGGGATTAGGCATCTATGGCATGAAAGAACGGGCTGAACTCGTTGACGGGCACCTTCATATCCGGTCCGAAGTCGGGAAAGGAACTGTGATCCAGTTGGAGGTCCCGGTTGATAAAGGAGGGAATGACGATTGA
- a CDS encoding response regulator translates to MKIIIADDHAVVRSGFMHILNFQDDMEVVATAADGLEAYEQVAKHRPDIVLMDLSMPPGESGLIATGKIKEDFPETKVVILTMYDDEEYLFHVLKNGASGYVLKNSPDEELLSAIRTVYDGGTYIHPSMATSLVRQFVKKDFDEAETDPYKILSRREIEVLPLVAKGYGNKEIAEMLYISVKTVEAHKSKIMEKLNLKSRPELVEYALRKKFLNF, encoded by the coding sequence TTGAAGATCATCATTGCCGATGATCATGCGGTCGTCCGCAGCGGTTTCATGCACATATTGAACTTTCAAGATGATATGGAAGTCGTAGCTACCGCCGCGGACGGATTGGAAGCGTATGAACAAGTAGCGAAGCATCGACCCGACATTGTGCTCATGGATTTGAGCATGCCTCCAGGGGAGAGCGGTTTGATTGCAACAGGGAAGATTAAAGAGGACTTTCCGGAAACGAAAGTCGTCATCCTGACGATGTACGACGATGAAGAATATCTTTTCCATGTACTGAAGAATGGTGCGTCCGGTTATGTATTGAAAAACTCGCCCGACGAGGAATTGCTTTCCGCCATTCGGACGGTCTATGACGGAGGCACGTATATCCATCCTTCGATGGCGACATCACTCGTGCGTCAATTCGTAAAGAAGGATTTCGATGAAGCCGAGACGGATCCTTATAAGATTTTATCGCGAAGGGAAATCGAAGTCCTTCCGTTAGTCGCGAAAGGATACGGGAATAAAGAGATTGCAGAAATGCTCTATATATCCGTCAAGACAGTGGAGGCTCATAAATCGAAGATCATGGAAAAACTGAATTTGAAAAGCAGGCCAGAGCTTGTGGAATATGCATTACGGAAAAAGTTCCTGAACTTCTAA
- a CDS encoding hemerythrin domain-containing protein translates to MTTAKQFQFELPALRVLENEHNYLSYLMDGWHAIVLGFERDIYNADEAREALQTLRKLIIEFIDPLKNHTEKEEEFLFPMLSKYIGDEQGPILALEEEHEEIDAYIGHFLHHTRGTLEELSLQEMKDIVKDAGEAFEVITIHFVKEQSIVFPMVINTLRITEQDQLFEELYTSII, encoded by the coding sequence TTGACGACTGCGAAACAATTCCAATTTGAACTGCCTGCATTGCGGGTGCTTGAAAACGAACACAATTATTTATCGTACCTGATGGACGGCTGGCATGCGATCGTCCTCGGTTTCGAACGGGATATTTATAACGCGGATGAAGCGAGGGAAGCATTGCAGACATTGCGGAAGCTTATCATTGAATTCATAGATCCGCTGAAGAATCATACGGAAAAAGAGGAGGAATTCCTTTTTCCGATGCTATCGAAATATATCGGTGATGAACAAGGACCTATCTTGGCGCTCGAGGAGGAGCACGAAGAGATCGATGCGTATATTGGCCATTTCCTCCATCATACCCGCGGAACTCTAGAAGAGCTGTCATTGCAGGAAATGAAGGATATCGTCAAAGACGCGGGCGAGGCATTTGAAGTGATTACAATCCACTTCGTCAAGGAGCAGTCGATTGTTTTCCCGATGGTCATCAATACACTGCGCATCACGGAGCAGGATCAGCTATTCGAAGAGTTGTACACATCCATCATTTGA